From the genome of Nitrosopumilus sp., one region includes:
- a CDS encoding glutamyl-tRNA reductase, with product MGQISFDVMNARVTFKNVPIHTLSKFTFKDVDAACVEFKKIPGVDECVIIQTASRVEIFTVSNVETDDSPDARRPEGKALVLNQIKDTWVSLSSLEQIDIDHFDQTLELYKGDDVYLHLLRLASGLDSVVVGKQEIFDEIILSHAKAKSAGLSGHVLNKLFESVIRLAIRMRDTTGISKDVVSLGDVAVRLVEEKAGLDSKKKVLIIGTGEPAAMLAKTLNKKDVIFDVASRGIERATGFTTILGGTPLDFNDVLVGFDKYDIIFVATTSDYFLITYDRIRLLMEEKKKGTLILDLSDPRTVDEGITALPGIKLLFKDQVAEIFEESVKARSGVVPAVEKIIEKELPILSARMKRLDS from the coding sequence ATGGGTCAAATATCTTTTGATGTAATGAATGCGAGAGTAACTTTCAAGAATGTTCCTATTCATACATTATCGAAGTTCACCTTTAAGGATGTCGACGCAGCTTGTGTAGAATTTAAAAAAATTCCTGGCGTTGATGAATGTGTGATTATTCAAACAGCAAGCAGGGTGGAAATTTTTACCGTCAGCAATGTTGAAACTGATGATTCTCCAGATGCAAGAAGGCCAGAAGGTAAGGCACTCGTATTAAATCAAATTAAAGATACTTGGGTATCTCTGTCCTCATTAGAGCAAATTGATATCGATCATTTTGATCAAACTCTTGAGCTCTACAAAGGCGATGATGTCTATTTGCATCTTTTACGATTAGCTTCTGGATTGGATTCTGTTGTTGTAGGAAAACAAGAAATCTTTGATGAGATTATTTTATCTCATGCCAAAGCAAAGAGTGCTGGTTTGTCTGGCCACGTTCTAAACAAATTATTTGAAAGTGTCATACGCTTAGCGATTAGAATGAGGGATACTACGGGAATCTCAAAGGATGTTGTATCATTAGGTGATGTTGCAGTGAGACTTGTTGAAGAGAAAGCAGGTCTTGATTCTAAAAAGAAGGTATTGATTATTGGTACAGGTGAGCCTGCCGCAATGCTTGCAAAAACTTTGAATAAAAAAGATGTCATCTTTGATGTTGCAAGTAGGGGTATTGAACGTGCTACTGGGTTTACCACAATCTTGGGGGGAACTCCTTTAGATTTCAATGATGTTTTGGTGGGATTTGATAAATACGATATTATTTTTGTTGCAACAACATCTGATTATTTTCTAATTACCTATGATAGAATTAGATTGTTAATGGAGGAAAAGAAAAAAGGCACGTTGATTTTGGATCTGTCTGATCCTAGAACTGTTGATGAGGGAATCACGGCTCTTCCCGGAATCAAGCTATTGTTCAAAGATCAAGTTGCAGAAATTTTTGAGGAAAGTGTTAAAGCTAGATCTGGTGTCGTTCCTGCAGTAGAGAAAATCATTGAGAAAGAACTCCCAATTTTATCTGCTAGAATGAAAAGACTTGATAGTTAG
- a CDS encoding DUF1059 domain-containing protein has product MAKLKCNDYGFECDFIAEGEIETVIDKFREHTDEEHGIDYSKEAVTQFLLRKQGL; this is encoded by the coding sequence ATGGCAAAACTCAAGTGTAATGATTATGGATTCGAATGTGACTTTATAGCTGAAGGAGAAATTGAGACAGTCATAGACAAATTTAGAGAGCATACAGATGAAGAACACGGTATAGACTATTCAAAAGAGGCAGTTACACAATTTCTATTAAGAAAACAAGGGCTATAA
- a CDS encoding ferredoxin--NADP reductase, with translation MVTEMKAKVVYRELLKEDLVIIRLVPENGMPEYKTGQFLTIGLPIPSEKKVVRRAYSIASHAENRDYFEFVIRWVRKPLPGRVTTELFYLSVGDEVSLGDPTGAALQISDTLPSGKKDNRRVICVGGGTGLAPFIAFAKHFHDVNDKREVIILHGASYVDELSYKRLLTDFELESEKRGRDQWNFRYRAAISRPKEFFNRSWNGHVGRVESFFKPDKKTKLSPVEEMVGEELSPDNAIIYICGYQGTIDGVIDYLESKGFVTEHEKKPDGSFGIKFESYG, from the coding sequence ATGGTAACTGAGATGAAAGCAAAGGTAGTCTATAGAGAGTTACTCAAAGAGGATCTAGTAATCATACGATTGGTTCCAGAAAACGGAATGCCAGAATACAAAACGGGTCAATTTTTGACAATAGGCCTTCCCATCCCTTCAGAAAAAAAAGTAGTCAGAAGAGCATATTCAATTGCATCACATGCGGAAAATAGAGACTATTTTGAATTTGTCATCAGATGGGTAAGAAAGCCACTTCCGGGTCGTGTAACTACTGAATTATTTTACCTAAGTGTTGGTGACGAAGTATCTCTTGGAGACCCAACAGGAGCAGCATTGCAAATTAGCGATACGTTGCCCAGTGGAAAAAAAGACAATAGAAGAGTGATTTGTGTGGGGGGAGGTACAGGATTAGCACCATTCATCGCATTTGCAAAACATTTCCACGATGTAAATGACAAGCGAGAAGTAATCATACTTCACGGTGCAAGTTACGTGGATGAATTGAGCTACAAACGTCTGCTAACAGATTTTGAATTAGAAAGTGAAAAAAGAGGCAGAGATCAATGGAACTTTAGATACAGAGCTGCAATCAGTAGGCCAAAAGAATTTTTCAATAGATCATGGAATGGTCACGTTGGAAGGGTTGAATCATTTTTCAAACCAGATAAAAAAACTAAATTATCACCAGTAGAAGAAATGGTAGGAGAAGAACTAAGCCCCGACAATGCAATCATATACATCTGTGGATATCAAGGAACAATTGACGGTGTAATTGATTATTTGGAATCCAAAGGATTCGTTACAGAGCATGAAAAAAAGCCAGATGGAAGTTTTGGTATTAAGTTTGAATCATACGGATAG
- a CDS encoding fructose 1,6-bisphosphatase, which produces MEVIEILREASNRIYENVKDLPGTDDAAGDFGIGAGGDTSRNIDIVAEKTVLDYLKEINFECIVLGEECGRVELSDRPKGFVIMDAIDGSANAVRGVPFFCSSLAFATENRLSSITDGVITNLSNGEMYWASENKGAFFDNKQIKVHKKDPIYKIVGINTSGSSIELMNKLHPIFENHNHTRHFGANALEMAMFARGLIDIFIDLRGKIRIQDIAAGYIIVKEAGGLLLDGDLKPLDADLSYETRVSFVAAANQKILDEIMSQIN; this is translated from the coding sequence ATGGAGGTTATTGAAATTCTACGTGAAGCTTCAAACCGGATTTATGAAAATGTAAAAGATCTTCCAGGAACAGATGATGCGGCAGGGGATTTTGGAATTGGAGCAGGCGGAGACACCTCAAGAAACATAGACATTGTTGCTGAAAAAACAGTTCTAGATTATCTCAAAGAAATTAATTTTGAATGCATCGTATTAGGTGAAGAATGCGGAAGAGTTGAGTTATCAGACAGACCAAAAGGATTTGTAATAATGGATGCAATAGATGGTTCGGCAAATGCCGTTAGAGGCGTTCCATTTTTCTGTAGTTCGTTAGCTTTTGCAACTGAAAATAGACTCAGTTCAATCACAGACGGAGTGATTACAAATCTTTCAAATGGTGAAATGTACTGGGCATCAGAAAATAAAGGGGCGTTTTTTGACAATAAACAAATCAAAGTTCATAAAAAAGATCCAATCTACAAAATAGTAGGAATCAACACATCAGGCTCATCCATTGAATTGATGAATAAATTGCATCCAATTTTTGAAAATCATAACCACACAAGACATTTTGGTGCTAATGCACTCGAAATGGCAATGTTTGCAAGAGGACTGATAGATATTTTTATTGATTTAAGAGGCAAAATTAGAATTCAGGATATTGCTGCAGGTTACATAATTGTTAAAGAGGCAGGAGGTTTGCTGTTGGACGGGGATTTGAAACCTCTCGATGCGGATCTCAGTTATGAAACAAGGGTTTCTTTTGTTGCAGCTGCAAACCAAAAAATTCTCGACGAAATAATGTCACAAATTAATTAG
- a CDS encoding AAA family ATPase — MWSEKYRPQIISDMVGNEEARAAIVEWFVKWKKGTKPLLLVGPPGIGKTTIAYLMAEQFGYDMIGLNASDVRSKSRISEILVPVLSNVSVLGTPMIFVDEVDGIHGRGDYGGASALVDILKEPTVPIVLAANDDTSDKMKGIKKTVKIIHFKKIPPRLLRVYLENILKKQSAKLSPGSLIKVIDKSKGDTRSMINFAQSLVTGFNPQTDSSFERINVEDGVNAFFKANSIEEARIVLYSMQIDPREKINAFYSSIITSDLDNSSLAKYLETLSDADMLFGRIMKTQNWRLLRYLNDILIKLYQNDERIRYAQYNLSWPLLNRIRWDGAKIKSLSSVMAKKLHMSSSTFVTLCFPFVLSCIKNKTLELELEETFGDVIEKEMKLVQ; from the coding sequence ATGTGGTCCGAAAAATATCGACCTCAGATTATCTCTGACATGGTGGGAAATGAAGAGGCACGAGCAGCAATTGTTGAATGGTTTGTTAAATGGAAAAAAGGTACCAAACCATTACTTTTGGTAGGTCCTCCTGGAATAGGAAAAACTACTATTGCTTATCTCATGGCAGAGCAATTTGGATATGATATGATTGGACTTAATGCAAGTGATGTCAGGAGTAAATCTAGAATAAGTGAGATTCTCGTGCCTGTATTGAGCAATGTGAGCGTTTTGGGAACTCCGATGATATTTGTAGATGAGGTTGATGGAATTCATGGTCGCGGTGATTATGGTGGTGCATCTGCACTGGTTGATATTCTGAAAGAACCTACTGTACCGATTGTTCTTGCTGCTAATGATGACACATCAGATAAAATGAAGGGTATAAAAAAAACTGTCAAAATTATTCATTTTAAAAAAATTCCGCCTAGACTGTTACGAGTCTATCTTGAAAATATTTTAAAAAAACAAAGTGCAAAGTTAAGTCCTGGTTCTTTGATAAAAGTAATTGATAAATCAAAAGGAGATACACGGTCAATGATTAATTTTGCACAATCTTTGGTAACTGGGTTTAATCCTCAAACTGACAGCTCTTTTGAAAGAATTAATGTTGAAGATGGTGTAAATGCGTTCTTTAAAGCAAATTCCATTGAAGAAGCTAGGATTGTTTTGTATTCTATGCAAATTGATCCCAGAGAAAAGATTAATGCATTTTACTCTAGTATCATTACAAGCGATTTGGATAATTCTTCACTTGCAAAATATTTGGAAACCCTGTCTGATGCTGATATGCTTTTTGGAAGAATCATGAAAACTCAGAATTGGAGGTTGTTACGCTATCTAAATGATATTTTAATCAAATTATATCAAAACGATGAACGAATTAGATATGCTCAATACAATCTTTCTTGGCCATTGCTCAACAGAATTCGCTGGGACGGTGCAAAAATAAAATCACTGTCATCTGTTATGGCAAAAAAACTTCACATGTCATCAAGTACTTTTGTAACCCTGTGCTTTCCTTTTGTTTTGTCGTGTATTAAAAATAAAACTTTGGAATTAGAATTGGAAGAAACTTTTGGCGATGTTATTGAAAAGGAGATGAAACTAGTACAATGA
- a CDS encoding methylmalonyl-CoA carboxyltransferase: protein MHSKKIEGYSERSNTALQGGGQERIEAQHNKGKLTARERIDLLLDEGTFTEIDPMTTHHYHEYDMQKKKFFTDGVVGGYGNVNGRQIFVFAYDFTVLGGTLSQMGAKKICKLMDHAVQTGCPIIGVMDSGGARIQEGIMSLDGFADIFYHNQLASGVIPQITASIGPSAGGSVYSPAMTDFVIMVEKVGSMFVTGPDVVKTVLGEEISFDDLGGAMTHGSKSGVAHFVAQNEYECMDYVKKLIAYLSQNNTEAPPKIETDDDPNRLDHNLINIIPENPLQPYDMKEIINSIVDNNEFFEVHELFAPNIIVGYGRMNGKVVGIVANQPIHLAGALDIDSSNKAARFIRFCDSFNVPIITLVDTPGYMPGSNQEHNGIIRHGSKLLYAYCEATVPRITLVIGKAYGGAYIAMGSKNLRTDINYAWPTARCAVLGGEAAVKIMYRKDLSEANNAEELKKQLVDEFAEKFENPYVAASHGTVDNVINPAETRPMLIKALEMLENKRVKQLPRKHGNINL, encoded by the coding sequence ATGCATTCTAAAAAGATTGAAGGATATTCTGAGAGATCTAATACCGCATTACAAGGCGGTGGGCAAGAGCGAATTGAGGCTCAGCATAACAAAGGCAAGTTAACTGCCCGTGAAAGAATCGATCTTCTACTTGATGAGGGCACCTTTACCGAAATTGATCCAATGACTACTCATCATTATCACGAATATGACATGCAGAAGAAGAAATTCTTTACAGATGGTGTAGTTGGCGGTTATGGGAATGTGAATGGCAGACAAATTTTCGTTTTCGCTTATGATTTTACCGTGCTTGGAGGAACTTTGAGTCAGATGGGGGCAAAAAAAATTTGCAAGCTAATGGATCATGCGGTTCAAACAGGATGCCCAATAATTGGCGTAATGGATTCTGGTGGGGCTAGAATTCAAGAGGGAATAATGAGCCTTGATGGATTTGCTGATATATTCTATCATAATCAATTGGCTTCTGGTGTGATTCCTCAAATTACTGCAAGTATAGGTCCATCTGCAGGTGGTTCTGTATATTCTCCTGCAATGACTGATTTTGTAATTATGGTTGAAAAGGTAGGAAGCATGTTTGTTACTGGACCTGATGTTGTGAAGACTGTTTTGGGTGAGGAAATTTCATTTGATGATCTAGGCGGTGCAATGACTCATGGTTCAAAAAGTGGTGTTGCCCATTTTGTAGCACAAAATGAATACGAATGTATGGACTATGTCAAAAAATTAATTGCATATTTATCTCAAAATAATACCGAAGCGCCACCAAAAATTGAAACTGATGATGATCCAAACAGACTGGATCATAATTTGATAAATATTATTCCGGAAAACCCGTTGCAACCATATGACATGAAGGAAATCATTAATTCAATTGTTGATAATAACGAATTCTTTGAAGTTCACGAGTTGTTCGCTCCAAATATTATAGTTGGCTATGGTAGAATGAATGGCAAAGTAGTGGGAATTGTTGCAAACCAACCAATCCATCTGGCAGGTGCACTTGATATTGATTCATCCAACAAGGCAGCACGCTTCATTCGTTTCTGTGATTCATTTAATGTACCAATAATTACTTTGGTTGACACTCCCGGGTATATGCCAGGTTCTAACCAAGAGCATAATGGAATCATTAGACATGGAAGTAAGCTGCTCTATGCATATTGTGAAGCAACTGTTCCTAGAATTACCTTAGTTATTGGTAAAGCATATGGTGGAGCGTATATTGCAATGGGCAGTAAGAATCTCCGAACTGATATCAATTATGCGTGGCCAACTGCTAGATGTGCCGTGTTAGGCGGTGAGGCCGCAGTAAAAATCATGTATAGAAAAGATCTCAGTGAAGCTAATAATGCTGAAGAATTAAAGAAACAATTAGTTGATGAGTTTGCCGAAAAGTTTGAAAATCCTTACGTTGCAGCATCTCACGGAACCGTAGATAATGTGATTAATCCTGCTGAAACAAGACCTATGTTGATTAAAGCCCTTGAAATGCTCGAAAACAAAAGAGTAAAACAACTACCAAGAAAACATGGAAATATCAATTTGTGA
- a CDS encoding acetyl-CoA carboxylase biotin carboxylase subunit, which produces MIEKVLIANRGEIALRVIRTCKALGIKTVAVYSDEDSNSLHVKQATEAYHIGEAAPAKSYLNQEKILDVMLSSGADAVHPGYGFLSENDDFARLCEKNKINFIGPSADSMNLCGDKMECKAAMLKANVPTVPGSPGLVKDADDAEKIANDIGYPVMLKSVYGGGGRGIRIVTNDKELQEGFDTVTSESIAAVGKSAIIVEKFLEKTRHIEYQMCRDKHGNAVHLFERECSIQRRNQKLIEQTPSPVVDDAKREEIGEVVVRAAEAVDYTNLGTAEFLRADNGEFYFIEINARLQVEHPISEMVSGLDFVKLQLDIANGEPLPFKQSDLKMNGYAIECRINAEDTFLDFAPSTGPVPDVTIPSGPYVRCDTYLYPGCTVSPFYDSLMAKLVTWGQTFEESRTRMLSALNDFYIQGVETSIPLYKTILDTDEYKNGDLSTDFLKRYGMIDRLTEDLKKEQEEKSEAALAAAIIHSEYFKSRAENSTANNMNWKYKLD; this is translated from the coding sequence ATGATTGAAAAAGTACTTATCGCTAACAGAGGAGAAATCGCTTTGCGTGTAATTAGGACATGTAAGGCGTTGGGAATTAAAACAGTTGCTGTATATTCTGATGAGGATTCCAATTCATTACATGTCAAGCAAGCAACTGAAGCATATCATATTGGAGAAGCAGCTCCTGCAAAATCATATCTAAATCAAGAAAAAATACTTGATGTAATGTTATCATCAGGTGCTGATGCAGTTCATCCTGGCTATGGTTTTCTTTCTGAAAATGATGATTTTGCAAGACTTTGTGAAAAAAATAAAATTAATTTCATTGGTCCTTCTGCAGATTCAATGAATCTATGTGGTGATAAGATGGAATGTAAAGCTGCAATGTTAAAAGCTAATGTACCAACAGTTCCAGGAAGTCCTGGTTTAGTTAAAGATGCTGATGATGCAGAAAAAATTGCAAATGATATTGGATATCCTGTAATGCTGAAATCAGTTTATGGTGGTGGTGGTAGAGGAATTAGAATAGTAACTAATGATAAAGAATTACAAGAAGGTTTTGACACAGTAACATCTGAATCTATAGCTGCTGTTGGAAAATCTGCTATTATTGTTGAAAAATTCTTAGAAAAAACAAGACACATTGAATATCAAATGTGTCGAGATAAGCATGGTAATGCAGTACATCTCTTTGAAAGAGAATGCTCCATTCAAAGGAGAAATCAAAAGTTGATTGAGCAAACACCATCTCCTGTAGTAGACGATGCAAAAAGAGAAGAAATTGGTGAAGTAGTTGTTAGAGCAGCAGAAGCAGTTGACTATACTAACCTTGGAACTGCAGAATTCCTAAGGGCTGATAATGGAGAATTTTATTTTATAGAAATTAATGCAAGATTACAAGTAGAACATCCCATCTCTGAAATGGTTTCTGGATTGGACTTTGTCAAGCTTCAACTAGATATCGCAAATGGAGAGCCATTGCCATTCAAACAAAGTGACCTCAAAATGAATGGTTATGCTATTGAATGTAGAATTAATGCCGAAGATACATTCTTAGACTTTGCTCCATCAACAGGTCCAGTCCCTGATGTAACTATTCCTTCAGGACCATACGTCAGATGTGATACGTATCTTTATCCTGGTTGTACTGTGTCTCCATTTTATGATTCACTAATGGCAAAACTTGTCACATGGGGTCAAACCTTTGAAGAATCTAGAACTAGAATGCTTTCCGCATTAAATGATTTTTACATTCAAGGTGTAGAAACTTCAATTCCTTTGTACAAAACCATTCTTGATACTGATGAGTACAAAAATGGAGATCTCTCAACTGATTTCCTTAAACGTTATGGTATGATTGATAGACTAACTGAAGATCTTAAAAAAGAACAAGAAGAGAAAAGTGAAGCTGCATTAGCCGCTGCAATAATTCATTCTGAATACTTTAAGAGCAGAGCAGAAAATAGCACTGCCAATAACATGAATTGGAAGTATAAACTGGATTGA
- a CDS encoding biotin/lipoyl-binding protein, whose translation MNYKITDLEKSFDGKIVQNLGNNDYVIKINDDEHTLKIITINSQGIEFILDQNYHKAKYLEQSTNEMNIVVDNVPVTLNLHTHFDKIVYKNSGGSGSGNSQIGLKSQIPGKVVSLGVAEGDSVQKGDVVCTLESMKMQVAIKAHKDGVVKSIKVKETAIVAKGDVVAEIE comes from the coding sequence ATGAATTATAAAATTACAGATCTTGAAAAATCATTTGATGGAAAGATAGTGCAAAATCTTGGAAACAATGATTATGTTATTAAAATCAATGATGATGAGCACACACTAAAAATCATCACCATTAATTCTCAAGGTATTGAATTCATCTTAGACCAAAATTATCACAAGGCAAAGTATCTAGAGCAGTCTACCAACGAAATGAATATTGTAGTTGACAATGTTCCTGTTACTCTTAATTTGCATACTCATTTTGATAAAATTGTTTACAAAAACTCTGGTGGTTCCGGTTCCGGTAATTCTCAGATAGGATTGAAGAGCCAAATCCCTGGAAAGGTTGTGTCGTTGGGTGTTGCAGAAGGAGATTCTGTTCAGAAAGGTGATGTGGTATGTACTTTGGAATCAATGAAGATGCAAGTCGCAATCAAGGCCCATAAAGATGGTGTTGTAAAATCTATTAAAGTCAAAGAAACTGCAATTGTTGCAAAAGGCGATGTAGTTGCAGAAATTGAGTAA
- a CDS encoding redoxin domain-containing protein encodes MSLSIGDTAPGFELPDTELKLRTLDEFKGGKIVLSFIVAASSPVCEMELCTFRDSWKEISELGAKIISISNDGPFANKAFAEKHNFNFPLLGDYTSKTIRDYGILMPDLLHIKDYNAAKRSVFVIMEDGKIGYRWVSEDPLKEPNYEEEDFLKQ; translated from the coding sequence ATGTCGCTAAGCATAGGAGATACAGCACCAGGATTTGAACTTCCAGATACAGAATTAAAATTACGGACTTTGGATGAATTCAAAGGTGGAAAAATTGTGTTGTCATTCATAGTTGCAGCAAGTTCCCCAGTTTGCGAAATGGAACTCTGTACATTTAGAGACTCTTGGAAAGAAATTTCAGAATTAGGGGCAAAAATTATATCGATCAGCAATGATGGCCCATTTGCAAACAAGGCATTTGCAGAAAAACATAACTTTAATTTTCCATTATTAGGGGACTATACCAGTAAAACAATTAGAGATTATGGAATTTTAATGCCAGACTTACTCCACATTAAAGATTACAATGCTGCAAAACGATCTGTTTTCGTAATCATGGAAGATGGGAAAATTGGTTACAGATGGGTTTCAGAGGATCCCCTCAAAGAGCCAAACTATGAAGAAGAAGATTTCTTAAAACAATAA
- a CDS encoding NADH-quinone oxidoreductase subunit A, whose translation MFGFAMAAMAPALLISRMVSPRKKSNPVKFLPMECGQVPTGEGRTHFMMQYYPYVLMFVIFDVVAIFLYAWGSVLMEIPKTATLPMMGFLAIMFGAMAFALYQSGRRRIW comes from the coding sequence ATGTTTGGCTTTGCTATGGCAGCTATGGCTCCAGCACTACTTATTTCTAGAATGGTATCTCCCAGGAAAAAAAGTAATCCTGTGAAGTTCTTGCCTATGGAATGTGGTCAAGTTCCGACCGGAGAGGGCAGAACTCATTTCATGATGCAGTATTATCCTTATGTTCTGATGTTTGTCATCTTTGATGTGGTTGCAATTTTCTTGTATGCGTGGGGTAGCGTGCTTATGGAAATTCCAAAAACCGCAACTTTACCGATGATGGGCTTTTTAGCAATTATGTTTGGAGCAATGGCATTTGCATTGTATCAGTCAGGGAGACGAAGAATATGGTAG
- a CDS encoding NADH-quinone oxidoreductase subunit B, translated as MIKDLVTPENANVFVGKLGDILEKAIGKPLGYAINWGRIWSLWPVHIETACCSVEFGAASSPRYDVERFGIIEAFGSLRQCDLVVVQGTITRKMAPRLRLVYDQMPEPKYVIAMGACAITGGLYFDSYNVLPGIDGVIPVDVYVPGCPPRPETLIQGCMLLQEKIKRMKARKFV; from the coding sequence TTGATTAAGGATCTTGTAACCCCTGAAAACGCCAACGTCTTTGTGGGAAAGCTCGGAGACATTCTCGAAAAGGCGATAGGCAAGCCGCTGGGCTACGCCATCAACTGGGGAAGAATATGGTCGCTATGGCCCGTTCACATCGAGACTGCATGCTGCAGCGTCGAGTTTGGCGCCGCATCCAGTCCCAGGTATGACGTGGAAAGATTCGGAATCATCGAGGCCTTCGGATCCCTAAGGCAGTGTGATCTGGTAGTGGTTCAGGGAACCATCACCCGAAAGATGGCGCCTCGCCTCAGGCTCGTATACGATCAGATGCCTGAGCCAAAGTACGTCATTGCCATGGGGGCATGCGCCATTACGGGAGGACTGTACTTTGACTCGTACAACGTGCTTCCGGGAATCGACGGAGTCATTCCAGTAGACGTGTACGTTCCGGGATGCCCTCCGAGACCTGAGACGCTGATACAGGGGTGCATGCTGCTGCAGGAGAAGATCAAGAGGATGAAGGCCAGGAAGTTCGTATGA
- a CDS encoding NADH-quinone oxidoreductase subunit C, whose amino-acid sequence MSSDTKTTIVETKPEVKSPPPKPVAKKPEPVELPAFEKSISDKIVEKFGDKVEVDFVKEDRIRINVGRENVHNVAEFVRDGLNYDHVESVSGVDYPQDNEIEVVYHIGSYSDSSLARQILVLATRAQRETNPIPGNDATKLPTLRDVFYSVEFHEREIFEMFGVFFEGHPDNRRLLLPEDWADLPPLRKDFAIKGR is encoded by the coding sequence ATGAGTTCTGATACTAAAACCACAATTGTGGAAACAAAACCTGAAGTTAAATCACCTCCGCCCAAGCCTGTAGCAAAAAAGCCTGAACCTGTAGAATTACCTGCATTTGAAAAGAGTATTTCTGATAAAATTGTTGAAAAATTTGGTGACAAAGTTGAGGTTGATTTTGTAAAAGAGGATCGTATTCGAATTAATGTTGGAAGAGAAAATGTTCACAATGTTGCTGAGTTTGTTCGAGATGGATTAAACTATGATCATGTTGAATCTGTTTCAGGCGTTGATTATCCTCAAGATAATGAGATTGAGGTTGTCTATCACATAGGATCTTATTCTGACTCTTCATTGGCAAGACAGATTCTGGTTTTGGCTACTAGGGCCCAAAGAGAAACAAATCCTATACCTGGCAATGATGCTACAAAACTTCCTACTCTTAGAGATGTTTTTTACAGTGTAGAATTTCATGAACGAGAAATCTTTGAAATGTTTGGTGTTTTCTTTGAAGGCCATCCTGATAATAGGCGACTGCTTTTACCAGAAGATTGGGCTGATTTACCACCACTCAGAAAGGACTTTGCAATAAAAGGACGATAG